One window from the genome of Thermaerobacter marianensis DSM 12885 encodes:
- a CDS encoding aldehyde dehydrogenase family protein, which translates to MTVWDEGGAVPPGGGTAAEAAPAAEPTAAGAAAAGKAVEAAAGPGTGGPGSPLTRTRTLKLPFVAPVVRQWLGSRKLLFIGGRWQEPRSGRYLVVTDPATGEPLAEVAEAGEEDVDLAVKAARRALEGTWGKLPPAERGRLLWKLADLLEENAQEFAQLESLNTGKPVTETTMADVPLAVEHFRYFAGWATKWTGETLPASFPGEYLAYTRREPVGVVGAIVPWNFPLMIASWKLAPALATGNTVVLKPSELTPLTALRLAELVRQAGFPPGTVNVVPGYGEPAGRALVDHPGVDKISFTGSPGVGRKIMTAAARDFKRVTLELGGKSPNIVFPDADLDNAVAGAMMGIFFNQGEVCCAGSRLFVHKEHFDRIVQDIADRASRLRQGPGIHPMTQMGPLISRSHLERVLSYIERGREEGAELLVGGEPNSEAGPGYFVKPTVFVGRDDMTIAREEIFGPVLTVLPFESLDEVVRRANDTPYGLAAGIWTRDVAKAIKVAHRLKAGTVWINGYNLLDATSPWGGFKQSGIGREMGRYALEHYTEVKSVWVNLG; encoded by the coding sequence ATGACGGTGTGGGATGAAGGGGGGGCAGTGCCGCCTGGCGGCGGCACCGCCGCCGAGGCAGCGCCCGCGGCGGAGCCGACGGCGGCAGGGGCCGCCGCGGCGGGGAAGGCGGTGGAAGCTGCGGCTGGACCGGGGACCGGGGGCCCGGGTTCCCCCCTCACCCGCACCCGCACCCTGAAGCTTCCTTTCGTGGCGCCGGTCGTGCGCCAGTGGCTCGGGTCCCGCAAGCTGCTCTTCATCGGTGGGCGCTGGCAGGAGCCGCGGTCGGGTCGCTACCTGGTGGTGACGGACCCGGCCACCGGGGAGCCCCTGGCGGAGGTGGCCGAGGCCGGGGAGGAGGACGTCGACCTAGCCGTCAAGGCGGCCCGGCGGGCCCTGGAGGGCACCTGGGGCAAGCTACCCCCGGCGGAGCGGGGTCGGCTGCTCTGGAAGCTGGCCGACCTCCTGGAAGAGAACGCCCAGGAGTTCGCCCAGTTGGAGTCCCTCAACACCGGCAAGCCGGTCACGGAGACCACCATGGCCGACGTGCCCCTAGCCGTCGAGCACTTCCGCTACTTCGCCGGCTGGGCGACCAAGTGGACGGGCGAGACCCTGCCCGCGTCCTTCCCCGGCGAGTACCTGGCCTACACCCGGCGGGAGCCGGTGGGGGTGGTGGGGGCCATCGTCCCCTGGAACTTCCCCCTGATGATCGCCTCCTGGAAGCTGGCGCCGGCCCTGGCCACGGGGAACACGGTGGTGCTCAAGCCCAGCGAGCTCACTCCCCTGACGGCCCTGCGGCTGGCCGAGCTGGTGCGGCAGGCGGGCTTCCCGCCGGGCACGGTGAACGTGGTGCCCGGCTACGGTGAGCCGGCGGGCCGCGCCCTGGTCGACCATCCCGGCGTAGACAAGATCTCCTTCACCGGTTCGCCGGGGGTCGGCCGCAAGATCATGACGGCGGCGGCCCGGGACTTCAAGCGGGTGACCCTGGAGCTGGGGGGCAAGTCGCCCAACATCGTCTTCCCCGACGCCGACCTCGACAACGCCGTGGCGGGGGCGATGATGGGGATCTTCTTCAACCAGGGCGAGGTCTGCTGTGCCGGATCCCGCCTGTTCGTCCACAAGGAGCACTTCGACCGGATAGTCCAGGACATCGCCGACCGGGCAAGCCGGCTGCGCCAGGGGCCCGGCATCCACCCCATGACGCAGATGGGACCGCTGATCAGCCGCAGCCACTTGGAGCGGGTGCTGAGTTACATCGAGCGTGGTCGGGAGGAAGGGGCCGAGCTCCTGGTGGGGGGCGAGCCCAACTCCGAGGCGGGGCCGGGCTACTTCGTCAAGCCCACCGTCTTCGTCGGCCGGGACGACATGACCATCGCCCGGGAGGAGATCTTCGGTCCGGTGCTGACGGTGCTGCCCTTCGAGAGCCTGGACGAGGTGGTGCGGCGGGCCAACGACACCCCGTACGGCCTGGCGGCGGGGATCTGGACGCGGGACGTGGCTAAGGCCATCAAGGTGGCCCACCGCCTGAAGGCCGGGACGGTGTGGATCAACGGCTACAACCTGCTGGACGCCACCAGCCCGTGGGGCGGGTTCAAGCAGAGCGGCATCGGGCGGGAGATGGGGCGGTACGCGCTGGAACACTACACGGAGGTCAAGAGCGTCTGGGTCAATCTGGGATGA
- a CDS encoding R2-like ligand-binding oxidase: MSGTGVSGAADGRPVAAEARHDAFVTTSRRGLNHDLPPMRLYHKAKKFGTWDPRAIDLRQDKEDWKLLNDAQKDALLRLVSLFAAGEESVTLDLLPLIMVIAREGRLEEEMFLTTFLWEEAKHTEFMRRFLDEVAGVSGEDLHHYHTPSYKKIFYEELPQAMNRLLDDPSPAAQAEASVTYNLIVEGVLAETGYYAFYRTLQRQGVMPGFVQGIRNFQRDESRHLAYGVFLLQRLVAADDSIWNVIDRRLNHLLPYALGVTHEIYASYGGEHPFEVDQQEFIDYAIKQFSLRAQRIEQARGKSLAEVYRLAADQVEEAAPDGDEPAGAAGQPGEAVPPVEPRPAEGTGPSSTGGGGAAA, translated from the coding sequence ATGTCCGGTACGGGCGTTTCCGGTGCGGCGGACGGGCGCCCGGTGGCGGCGGAAGCGCGCCACGACGCCTTTGTCACCACCAGCCGCCGGGGGCTCAACCACGATCTGCCGCCTATGCGGCTCTACCACAAGGCGAAGAAGTTCGGCACCTGGGATCCGCGGGCCATCGACCTCCGCCAGGACAAGGAAGACTGGAAGCTGCTCAACGACGCCCAGAAGGATGCGCTGTTACGACTGGTCTCCCTGTTTGCCGCCGGCGAGGAATCGGTCACGCTGGACCTGTTGCCCCTGATCATGGTCATCGCCCGGGAGGGCCGGCTGGAGGAGGAGATGTTCCTCACCACCTTCCTCTGGGAAGAGGCGAAGCACACCGAGTTCATGCGCCGCTTCCTGGACGAGGTGGCAGGGGTCTCGGGCGAGGATCTGCACCACTATCACACGCCCAGCTACAAGAAGATCTTCTACGAGGAGCTGCCCCAGGCGATGAACCGTCTGCTGGACGACCCCTCCCCGGCGGCCCAGGCCGAAGCGTCGGTGACGTACAACCTAATCGTGGAAGGGGTCCTGGCCGAGACAGGGTATTACGCCTTCTACCGGACCTTGCAGCGGCAGGGCGTCATGCCCGGGTTCGTCCAGGGCATCCGCAACTTCCAGCGGGACGAATCCCGGCACCTGGCCTACGGGGTCTTCCTGCTGCAGCGCCTGGTGGCGGCCGACGATTCCATCTGGAACGTCATCGACCGGCGGCTCAACCACCTGTTGCCTTATGCCCTGGGCGTGACCCACGAGATCTATGCGTCATACGGCGGCGAGCACCCGTTTGAAGTCGATCAGCAGGAGTTTATCGACTACGCCATCAAGCAGTTCAGCCTGCGGGCCCAGCGCATCGAGCAGGCCCGGGGCAAGTCCCTGGCCGAGGTCTACCGGCTGGCGGCCGACCAGGTCGAGGAGGCGGCGCCGGACGGGGACGAACCGGCCGGTGCGGCCGGGCAGCCCGGGGAGGCGGTGCCGCCCGTCGAGCCGCGGCCTGCCGAGGGCACGGGGCCGTCCTCCACCGGCGGGGGAGGGGCGGCGGCATGA
- a CDS encoding alcohol dehydrogenase family protein, with translation MKAVTYRGVGQVALEDVPEPQIRHPDDAIVKVTRCAICGSDLHIYHGHIPGMVPGFVCGHEFTGVVVEAGPAVRAVRAGDRVVGTFHTACGHCAMCRKGAYNQCQEYGVFGYGVAFGNLAGSQAEFVRVPHADVNLRVIPKELSDEQALFCGDILTTAYGAVRNAQLQPGETVAVIGCGPVGLMAIQSAFALGAAKVLAIDLLRDRAELAERLGAVPIIASETNPVAQVNKLTGGVGADVVIEAVGGPKTVALAFELVGGGGRISAVGVTTVESFSFPLATSLTRDITFRIGLANIHRDIDATLALVAGGRIDPEVIISHRLPLAEAVEGYRMFDSREATKVVLIPGA, from the coding sequence ATGAAGGCGGTCACCTACCGCGGCGTGGGCCAGGTGGCCCTCGAGGACGTGCCCGAGCCCCAGATCCGGCACCCCGACGACGCCATCGTCAAGGTCACCCGCTGCGCCATCTGCGGCTCGGACCTCCACATCTATCACGGGCACATCCCCGGCATGGTGCCCGGGTTCGTCTGCGGCCACGAGTTCACCGGCGTGGTGGTGGAAGCCGGCCCGGCCGTCCGGGCCGTTCGTGCCGGCGACCGGGTGGTGGGAACCTTCCACACCGCCTGCGGCCACTGCGCCATGTGCCGCAAGGGCGCCTACAACCAGTGCCAGGAGTACGGCGTCTTCGGCTACGGCGTGGCCTTCGGCAACCTGGCCGGCTCCCAGGCCGAGTTCGTCCGGGTGCCCCACGCCGACGTCAACCTGCGGGTGATCCCCAAGGAACTCAGCGACGAACAGGCTTTGTTCTGCGGCGACATCCTGACCACTGCCTACGGCGCGGTCCGCAACGCGCAGCTGCAGCCCGGCGAGACGGTGGCGGTGATCGGGTGCGGGCCCGTCGGCCTCATGGCCATCCAGAGCGCCTTCGCCCTGGGGGCGGCCAAGGTGCTGGCCATCGACCTCCTGCGCGATCGGGCGGAACTGGCCGAGCGGCTGGGGGCGGTGCCCATCATCGCCAGCGAGACGAACCCCGTGGCGCAGGTCAACAAACTGACCGGCGGCGTGGGGGCCGACGTGGTGATCGAGGCGGTGGGCGGGCCCAAGACCGTGGCCCTAGCCTTCGAGCTGGTCGGGGGCGGCGGGCGGATCTCGGCAGTAGGGGTCACCACGGTCGAGAGCTTTTCCTTCCCCCTCGCCACCAGCCTGACCCGGGACATCACCTTCCGGATCGGCCTGGCCAACATCCACCGGGACATCGACGCCACCCTGGCCCTGGTGGCGGGGGGCCGGATCGACCCCGAGGTCATCATCAGCCACCGGCTGCCCTTGGCGGAAGCGGTGGAAGGGTACCGCATGTTCGACAGCCGGGAGGCGACCAAGGTGGTGCTGATTCCCGGCGCGTGA